Proteins from one Planctomyces sp. SH-PL62 genomic window:
- a CDS encoding glycosyltransferase — protein sequence MARYLFTVWPFVGHINPFMSVARALKARGHDVAFYTSESTRAVIEPQGVTLFPFNHLREEPIWEAVQAAETRATLGWHSPRLLLRAFRDWLAGTLPEQVADIQEIVDEWRPDVIVTETGMWGPIVVLGETSPVPVAILTTLMGCLIPGPDAPPGGPGLPSPRNFRTRLLAKAVTKLGDVLAIGVRRHVNKVRASHGLAPMESSVNAHMARLPLYLIPSVREIDYDRHDLPPSVHYVGPCVWNKSEDAPAPAWLDELPTDRPWVHVTEGTAHFQDPVVLRAAARGLADLPMQVILTTGSQRDPAELDLGPIAPNIRVERWVSHSDLLPRCSVLVTTGGAGTVLTALQLGVPLIIVPTHWDKPDNARRVVEAGAGLRLTPRRCTPDGLRAAVERVLNEPSFRRNARRIAGVMAEHPGPAGAAVLLETLAARSPNAGRPAKTLVH from the coding sequence ATGGCGCGCTACCTGTTCACCGTCTGGCCGTTCGTGGGCCACATCAATCCGTTCATGAGCGTCGCCAGGGCGTTGAAGGCCAGAGGGCACGACGTGGCCTTCTACACCAGCGAGAGCACCAGGGCCGTGATCGAGCCCCAGGGCGTCACGCTCTTCCCGTTCAACCATTTGCGGGAGGAGCCCATCTGGGAGGCGGTCCAGGCGGCGGAGACCCGCGCGACGCTGGGCTGGCACTCGCCCCGGCTGCTGCTCCGGGCCTTCCGCGACTGGCTGGCGGGGACCCTCCCGGAGCAGGTCGCCGACATCCAGGAGATCGTCGATGAGTGGCGGCCCGACGTCATCGTGACGGAGACCGGGATGTGGGGGCCGATCGTGGTCCTGGGCGAGACGTCGCCGGTCCCGGTGGCGATCCTGACGACGCTGATGGGCTGCCTCATCCCCGGCCCCGACGCCCCGCCGGGGGGGCCGGGCCTGCCGTCGCCCCGGAACTTCCGCACCCGCCTGCTGGCGAAAGCCGTGACGAAGCTGGGCGACGTGCTGGCGATCGGCGTCCGTCGACACGTCAACAAGGTCCGCGCCTCGCATGGGCTGGCGCCGATGGAAAGCTCCGTGAACGCCCACATGGCGAGGTTGCCCCTCTACCTGATCCCCAGCGTCCGCGAGATCGACTACGACCGCCACGACCTCCCGCCGAGCGTCCACTACGTCGGGCCTTGCGTGTGGAACAAGTCCGAGGACGCGCCCGCGCCGGCGTGGCTGGACGAACTCCCGACCGATCGGCCGTGGGTCCACGTCACCGAGGGGACGGCCCATTTCCAGGACCCGGTCGTGCTGCGGGCCGCGGCCCGCGGCCTCGCGGACCTCCCCATGCAGGTCATCCTGACCACCGGCTCCCAGCGCGACCCGGCCGAGCTGGACCTCGGCCCGATCGCTCCCAACATCCGAGTCGAGCGTTGGGTCAGCCACAGCGATCTGCTCCCGCGTTGCTCGGTTTTGGTGACGACGGGGGGGGCCGGCACCGTCCTGACCGCGCTGCAGCTCGGCGTGCCGCTCATCATCGTGCCGACCCACTGGGACAAGCCGGACAACGCGCGTCGGGTGGTGGAGGCCGGGGCCGGCCTGCGGCTCACGCCTCGCCGATGCACGCCCGACGGCCTCCGCGCCGCCGTCGAGCGCGTGCTGAACGAACCGAGCTTCCGTCGCAACGCGCGTCGGATCGCCGGGGTGATGGCCGAGCATCCCGGACCCGCCGGGGCCGCCGTCCTGCTGGAAACGCTCGCTGCTCGGTCGCCGAACGCGGGGCGCCCGGCGAAGACCCTCGTCCACTGA
- a CDS encoding alkaline phosphatase family protein codes for MPKTILIGLDGATFTVLDPLMSGGVMPFLRDLVADGVRATLRSVVPPLTPPAWTSLMTGKRPGEHGVFDFFQKETPNSRYFRFTTSHDVQSATIWSMAGECGLRSNVLNFPLMFPPPALHGCLVPGGWMPWRQLRLGCRPVGLFDRLKELPSFNPRELSHDMALEEKVLEGCAAEEYLDWITLHTRRERRWTEVFLHLMREEPADFGAILFDGVDKLQHLCWRFLDPALVPTDPTPWERDVRSACENYFRELDGLIAEIVSAAGPDATVLFASDHGFGPTSDIFYINTWLERRGLLAWSGDRGARPDATHQVGINQIARHVYEMDWERTLAYAATPSSQGIHIVRRTPGESGGVAPEDYDRFRDELAEGLMGLRHPETGLPVVAEVWPRDVVFAGPFEPWGPDLTVRLEGDAVVSILRADDVMGRRPEPAGTHRPEGVFLARGPGVRRGEAVSELSLLDVAPFVLHSLGIPIPDGLSGRLPTQAIEPGWSPAPLADAVGVGRPTPAAVADEPIGAGVGLDAEEERLVLKRLSALGYLE; via the coding sequence ATGCCCAAGACGATACTCATCGGGCTCGACGGGGCGACGTTCACCGTGCTCGATCCGCTGATGTCCGGCGGCGTCATGCCGTTCCTCCGCGACCTCGTCGCCGACGGGGTGCGGGCGACCTTGCGCTCCGTCGTCCCGCCGCTCACGCCGCCGGCCTGGACGTCGCTGATGACCGGGAAGCGTCCCGGCGAGCACGGCGTCTTCGACTTCTTCCAGAAGGAGACGCCGAACAGCCGGTACTTCCGCTTCACCACGTCGCACGACGTCCAGTCCGCCACGATCTGGTCGATGGCCGGCGAATGCGGACTGCGGAGCAACGTGCTGAACTTCCCCCTGATGTTCCCTCCCCCGGCGCTCCACGGCTGCCTGGTGCCGGGGGGATGGATGCCCTGGCGGCAACTCCGGCTCGGCTGCCGGCCGGTGGGCCTGTTCGATCGCCTGAAGGAGCTCCCCTCCTTCAATCCCCGCGAGCTTTCCCACGACATGGCGCTCGAGGAGAAGGTTCTGGAGGGCTGCGCCGCCGAGGAGTATCTCGACTGGATCACGCTCCACACGCGTCGAGAGCGGCGCTGGACCGAGGTCTTCCTGCACCTGATGCGGGAGGAGCCCGCGGACTTCGGCGCGATCCTCTTCGACGGCGTCGACAAGCTCCAGCACCTCTGCTGGCGGTTCCTCGACCCGGCGCTCGTCCCGACCGACCCGACGCCCTGGGAGCGCGACGTGCGCTCGGCCTGCGAGAACTACTTCCGCGAGCTCGACGGCCTGATCGCCGAGATCGTCTCCGCGGCCGGACCCGACGCGACCGTCCTGTTCGCGTCCGATCACGGATTCGGCCCGACGTCCGACATCTTCTACATCAACACCTGGCTCGAACGGCGGGGCCTCCTGGCCTGGTCCGGCGACCGGGGTGCCCGCCCGGACGCGACGCATCAGGTGGGCATCAATCAGATCGCCCGACACGTCTACGAAATGGATTGGGAGCGGACGCTGGCCTATGCCGCCACCCCGAGCAGTCAGGGGATCCACATCGTCCGCCGCACGCCGGGGGAGTCCGGGGGCGTGGCCCCCGAGGACTACGATCGGTTCCGAGACGAGTTGGCGGAAGGCCTGATGGGCCTCCGACATCCCGAGACCGGCCTTCCGGTCGTGGCCGAGGTCTGGCCGCGCGACGTGGTCTTCGCCGGGCCGTTCGAGCCCTGGGGGCCGGACCTGACCGTACGGCTGGAAGGCGACGCGGTCGTCTCCATCCTTCGCGCGGACGACGTCATGGGCCGGAGGCCGGAGCCCGCGGGGACCCACCGCCCGGAGGGAGTCTTCCTGGCGAGGGGGCCGGGCGTCCGTCGGGGCGAGGCCGTCTCGGAGCTGTCGCTGCTGGACGTCGCCCCGTTCGTGCTCCACAGCCTGGGGATCCCGATCCCCGACGGCCTGTCGGGACGGCTCCCGACCCAGGCGATCGAACCGGGGTGGTCGCCGGCGCCGCTCGCGGACGCGGTCGGGGTCGGACGCCCCACTCCCGCGGCCGTCGCGGACGAGCCGATCGGCGCGGGGGTCGGCCTCGACGCGGAGGAGGAGCGGCTGGTCCTGAAACGCCTGTCGGCCCTCGGATACCTGGAATAA
- a CDS encoding SDR family oxidoreductase: MDTVLVTGSSTGLGLETSLHLADRGFKVFAGVRDLGHRPAVLEAARERGVELEVVQLDVTDPSSVDRAVETVVEGGGGVYGLVNNAGVGLRGCFEDLEMSEIRDVFEANVFGTMAVTRRVLPHMRAAGRGRVVTISSVGGRIATFGLSAYCSTKFAQEGFGESLALELRPFGIRAILIEPGIIKTSRWSVNRGNAAHALDPESPYHAMFVKHEELADRFVETRKTRPTHVAQAVHRALTSRRPRMRYVVGRPAWLALALRGLLPDRVFDGLYFGALLRRIRDDGATAPARESGRGTSLASARRRAAPGVMAEATTDRTDSE, encoded by the coding sequence ATGGACACCGTGTTGGTCACCGGCAGTTCGACGGGCCTGGGGCTCGAAACGTCGCTGCACCTCGCCGATCGCGGCTTCAAGGTCTTCGCCGGGGTCCGCGACCTCGGACACCGCCCGGCCGTGCTCGAAGCCGCGCGGGAGAGGGGCGTCGAGCTTGAGGTCGTGCAGCTCGACGTGACCGATCCTTCGAGCGTCGACCGCGCGGTCGAGACGGTCGTCGAGGGCGGGGGGGGCGTGTACGGGCTGGTCAACAACGCCGGGGTCGGCCTGCGGGGGTGCTTCGAGGATCTCGAGATGTCGGAGATCCGCGACGTCTTCGAGGCCAACGTCTTCGGCACCATGGCCGTGACCCGCCGGGTGCTCCCCCACATGAGGGCCGCCGGGCGGGGCCGGGTCGTGACCATCTCCTCGGTCGGCGGCCGGATCGCGACCTTCGGCCTCAGCGCGTATTGCTCCACCAAGTTCGCCCAGGAGGGATTCGGCGAGTCGCTGGCGCTGGAACTCCGGCCGTTCGGCATCCGCGCGATCCTCATCGAGCCGGGGATCATCAAGACCTCGCGGTGGTCGGTGAACCGGGGGAACGCGGCCCACGCGCTCGATCCCGAGAGCCCCTACCACGCGATGTTCGTGAAGCACGAGGAGCTGGCCGACCGCTTCGTGGAGACCCGCAAGACCCGGCCGACGCACGTGGCGCAGGCCGTGCACCGCGCGTTGACGAGCCGACGGCCCCGGATGCGTTACGTCGTCGGACGTCCCGCCTGGCTCGCCCTCGCCCTGCGCGGGCTGCTCCCCGATCGCGTCTTCGACGGGCTCTACTTCGGGGCGCTCCTGCGTCGCATCCGGGACGACGGGGCGACCGCGCCCGCCCGCGAGTCGGGGCGGGGAACGTCCCTCGCCTCCGCGCGACGACGGGCCGCGCCTGGGGTCATGGCCGAGGCGACGACCGACAGGACCGATTCGGAATAG
- a CDS encoding alpha/beta fold hydrolase: MPKATLPSGLTLHYQRTGRGPDLVMLHGLTGNLAVWHLKIVPMLADHFRILTYDLRGHGYSDTPPSGYSATDMAADLEELLDALGIERANLVGHSYGADVALYYAFRNPDRVLQVGAIEAALPALIHLRTREDWVGWSYWVQVLERSGVTVPPEHRCDLEYMVRKSMSLPKKWGPLRGLPRNPEKFLRVLDSTPLVRDYEIVGDLPLENIPRIKAPVHLIYAEGSAFLGSHDYLLEHIPNARSVMLPSSEWGHFGPLEQPEAVVEHLIETLAPSAATGPDRVAVPRPAGSRA, translated from the coding sequence ATGCCGAAAGCGACCCTTCCCAGCGGATTGACGCTCCACTATCAGCGCACCGGCCGAGGGCCCGACCTCGTGATGCTCCACGGGCTCACGGGCAACCTGGCCGTGTGGCACCTGAAGATCGTCCCGATGCTCGCGGACCATTTCCGCATCCTGACCTACGACCTCCGGGGCCACGGCTACAGCGACACGCCCCCCTCCGGCTACTCGGCCACCGACATGGCCGCGGACCTGGAAGAGCTGCTCGACGCCCTCGGGATCGAGCGCGCGAACCTGGTGGGCCACAGCTACGGCGCGGACGTCGCGCTCTACTACGCCTTCCGCAATCCCGACCGCGTCCTCCAGGTCGGGGCGATCGAGGCCGCGCTTCCGGCCCTGATCCACCTGCGCACCCGGGAGGACTGGGTGGGCTGGTCGTACTGGGTCCAGGTGCTGGAACGATCGGGCGTGACGGTGCCGCCGGAGCATCGTTGCGACCTCGAATACATGGTGCGCAAGAGCATGAGCCTGCCCAAGAAGTGGGGGCCTCTCAGGGGCCTTCCGCGCAATCCCGAGAAATTCCTCCGCGTCCTGGACTCGACCCCTCTGGTCCGCGACTACGAGATCGTCGGCGACCTCCCCCTGGAGAACATCCCCCGGATCAAGGCCCCGGTCCACCTGATCTACGCCGAGGGCTCGGCGTTCCTCGGCAGCCACGACTACCTTCTCGAACATATCCCGAATGCCCGATCGGTCATGCTCCCCTCGTCGGAATGGGGCCATTTCGGGCCGCTCGAACAGCCCGAGGCCGTGGTGGAACACCTGATCGAAACCCTGGCCCCGTCGGCGGCGACGGGGCCCGATCGCGTCGCCGTCCCTCGCCCGGCGGGGTCGAGAGCATGA
- a CDS encoding acyl carrier protein — translation MPFTQKQILDSVLDLMTELSGDWEYSGEITSETRLLGDLAMDSLDLVILGGELQERYGQLPFSEFLAELGKQEADQRDVTIGELVDLICRQQQRATAPGGVA, via the coding sequence ATGCCGTTCACTCAGAAGCAGATCCTCGACTCCGTGCTCGACCTCATGACCGAGCTCTCCGGGGATTGGGAATACTCGGGCGAGATCACGTCGGAGACCCGCCTCCTGGGCGATCTCGCGATGGATTCGCTCGACCTGGTGATCCTCGGGGGAGAGCTTCAGGAGCGCTACGGCCAGTTGCCGTTCTCCGAATTCCTCGCCGAGCTGGGGAAGCAAGAGGCGGATCAGCGGGACGTCACCATCGGCGAGCTGGTCGACCTGATCTGCCGCCAGCAGCAGCGGGCGACCGCGCCGGGGGGGGTCGCGTGA
- a CDS encoding FkbM family methyltransferase codes for MRIRLPNGRVIHGPSRGEARLLFDEIFREQVYLRNGVELHEGDVVLDVGANLGLFSLFVAETLHDVTIHAFEPVPDIFACLRRNTSHLGSRIVARNVGLSDREGTAAFTYYPHLPCFSTSCPDRLEKRWADLRDILIHLGDRSADGGGRGPFRGIRERLRSWGVGGLLYYASRKKERVCTLTRLSQIIAERRLDRIDLLKIDVEGSEWDVLRGIDEADWGKVKQLVVEVHDVESGPDGMAAWLEDRGYEVAIDRTNEDRRSPVSLIYARRRPEEAGSTNRSSRTIGRAGGPVAV; via the coding sequence ATGAGGATCCGACTGCCCAACGGGAGGGTGATCCACGGCCCCAGCCGAGGCGAGGCGAGGCTGCTCTTCGACGAGATCTTCCGCGAGCAGGTGTATCTCAGGAACGGCGTTGAGCTTCACGAGGGGGACGTCGTCCTGGACGTCGGGGCGAACCTGGGCCTGTTCTCCCTCTTCGTGGCCGAGACCCTGCACGACGTGACCATCCACGCTTTCGAACCCGTCCCCGACATCTTCGCCTGCCTGCGGCGCAACACCAGCCACCTGGGGTCGAGGATCGTCGCGCGGAACGTCGGCCTCTCGGACCGGGAGGGGACGGCGGCTTTCACCTACTACCCGCACCTCCCTTGCTTCTCCACGTCGTGCCCGGACCGCCTGGAGAAGCGCTGGGCGGACCTGCGCGACATCCTGATCCACCTGGGCGACCGGAGCGCCGACGGCGGCGGGCGGGGACCCTTCCGTGGGATTCGAGAGCGGCTCCGCTCCTGGGGGGTGGGCGGGCTGCTCTACTACGCCTCCCGGAAGAAGGAACGCGTCTGCACGCTCACTCGACTCTCGCAGATCATCGCGGAACGCCGGCTCGATCGGATCGACCTCCTCAAGATCGACGTGGAGGGGAGCGAGTGGGACGTCCTGCGCGGGATCGACGAGGCGGACTGGGGGAAGGTCAAGCAGTTGGTGGTGGAGGTTCACGACGTGGAATCGGGACCGGACGGCATGGCGGCATGGCTCGAAGATCGCGGCTACGAGGTCGCGATCGACCGCACGAACGAGGATCGTCGGTCGCCCGTCTCCCTGATCTACGCACGACGCCGGCCGGAGGAGGCCGGCTCCACGAACCGATCGTCGCGAACGATCGGCCGGGCGGGCGGCCCGGTGGCGGTGTAG